The DNA region GTAGGTCAGGCCCAGCTGATAGGGCGTAGCGGGCTGGGCCACGGTGCGCAGCAGCACCGACAGCTGCCCGCCGGTCTCCAAAATGGCGTACTTGACATCGCTTATATCCGTGACGCCCTGGGTGCGCAGCTCCTCAAAAAGCTCATCCAGAGTCAGGCGGTTGTGGCGCATGGCATCCTGCTGGAGCTTTCCGTCCCGGATAATCACGGCAGGGCGGCCGCAGATGAGCCGCCGAAAGCGCACATGACGCAGACTCAGGCAGCTTAAAAGCATACTCATGCACAGCAGCGTTATAATGGGAATGACCCCGTTCAGCAGCGGAATGCCAAAGTCCTGCATAGGCACCGAGGCCAGGTCCGACAGCAGCATGGTCAGCACCAGCTCAATGGGCTCCAGCTCCCCAATCTGCCGCTTGCCGGTGAGACGAAGGCCCACAATGAGCAGCAGATAGAGAATAACGGTCCTGAAAAAAGCGGTCATCATACGGTATACCCCCTTTCCGGCAGTATTTGCCCCGGGAGGTAGAAATATACATTTTTTGTTAACACAGAGAAGAAAGGAGACCATGGGGCGACCCATCACAAGCGCCAGTGCCCGTCTCAGGCGGGACGACGAGGAGGAGAGAGTATCGAGTTTTTCGGCGGAAGCTCTCCCGTACCGTCCGGGTACGCACACAGCCGGTAAATATGCGGGTGACCGCAAAACAGAGAGGCTGTGGCCGGACAGGAATGACAAATGTCTGTGTGTTTGTCCTTCCGGTTGTTAAATTTCAGAAAACGAAACGATCAGGAGGAACCATTTATATGTGTGGAATCGTAGGATATGTTGGCAAGGAGCAGGCGGCTCCCATTCTGCTGGACGGCTTGCAGCGCTTGGAATACCGGGGCTATGACTCCGCCGGTGTGGCGGTATTCGGTCCCGCAGGGTTGCAGGTGAAGAAGTCCAAGGGCCGCTTGCAGGTGCTGAAGGATCTGACCCATGACGGCGCAGATCTGCCCGGCAACCTGGGCATCGGCCACACCCGCTGGGCCACCCACGGCGAGCCCAACGATGTTAACGCCCATCCCCAGGTGAGCCGCAGTGGCCGCATCGCCGTGGTACACAACGGCATCATCGAGAATTTTTCGGAGCTGAAGGGTCAGCTGCTGCACAAGGGCTACCAGTTCAAATCCGAGACGGACACCGAGGTGGTGGCCCAGCTTCTGGACTACTATTTCAGCCAGTGCGGCGACATGGTGGAGGCTGTGCGGCGGATGCTCAATGCCGTGGAGGGGGCCTATGCCCTGGGCATCGTGTCCGCCGACGCACCGGACCGGCTCATTGCCGCCCGGAAGGACGCACCGCTGCTGCTGGGCTACGGCGAGGGGGAGAGCTTCATCGCCTCCGATGTCACCGCTATCATCCGCCATACCCGGGACATCTCCTACATGGAGGACGGCGAAATGGCCGTGCTGACCCGGGACGGCATCACCGTGTATAACGAACAGGGCCAGCCCGTGACCAAGAAGCATCACCATGTGGACTGGGACATCGGCGCCGCCGAAAAGGGCGGCTATGCCCACTTTATGCTCAAGGAGATCTTTGAGCAGCCCCGGGCGATCCGGGAGGCCACCGCTGCCCGGCTCCAGGGAGGGCGGGTCATTTTGCAGGACCTGACCATGACCGAGGAGGAAATTCGCAACATCGGGCGCATTATCATCATTGCCTGCGGCTCGTCTTACCATGTGGGCATGGTGGGCAAGTATAACCTGGAGCGGATGCTCCGGCGCAGCGTGGAGGTGGTACTGGCCTCCGAGTTCCGCTACAGTGATCCCATTGTAAAGCGGGGCGACCTGGTCATTGCCATCAGCCAGTCCGGCGAGACCCTGGATACCATGGCCGCCCTGCGGGAGGCCAAGAAGCGGGGGGCGCGCATCCTCTCCATTGTGAATGTGGTGGGTTCGTCCATCGCCCGGGAGTCGGATGATGTGCTTTACACCTGGGCAGGCCCCGAGATCGCCGTGGCCACCACCAAGGCGTATAGCACCCAGATGGCCGTGCTGAATATGTTGGGGCTGTATTTTGCCGATATTCTGGGCACCATTGACCGCCAGACCTACAGCGAAATGGTCCGGGATATGCAGCGGGTGCCGGAATATATCGAGAAGATTCTGGAATCCGCCGAGAGCATCCACGACATTGCCAGGGAGATCTGCAAGAGCGAGGATGTGTTCTTTATCGGCCGCAACCTGGACTATGCCCTGTCTCTGGAGGGCAGCCTGAAGCTGAAGGAAATTTCCTATATCCACTCCGAGGCCTATGCCTCCGGCGAGCTGAAGCACGGGACCATTTCCCTTATTGTGGACGGAACTCTGGTCATCGCCCTGGGGACCTATGGACCCCTGTTTGACAAGGCCCTGAGCAATGTGGTGGAGGTGCAGGCCCGAGGCGCTAAGGTCCTGGCCCTGACCACCCAGACCCACGCCGAGGAGATGGGCCGCCATGTACCTATGGTCATGACCATTCCGGATATTCATGAGATGCTGCTGCCTCAGCTGGGCGTGGTGCCGCTGCAGCTGCTGGCCTATTACATCGCCCTGGAGCGGGGCTGCGACATCGACAAGCCCCGGAACCTGGCCAAGAGCGTCACAGTGGAGTAAACGGGAGGCGCTATGTTTCATCTAGCCATTGTGTTTATGCCGGTACTGCTGCTGGGACTGGGAATCGCCATTATTGCAACGCTCCTCACGGGGCTTGGGCTGCTCCTGGCGGCGCTGGCGGGCGGGGCCTCTGTGGCGCTGCTGGTGCAGGATAAGAGCCTGAAGCGGCTCCTGCTGCTGGGCTGCGGCGTCCTGGCCCTGGCGGGCATCGCCTGTGTGGGGCTGGTGCTGAATCTGCCGTATTTTATAGCGGCACTGTGCTGCCTGGGAGCGGTGGCCCTGGCCATTGCGGGCCTGTGCGGATGCAGGGGCATCGCCAATAAATACGGCCGGGTGGGCGGCACCCTGCTCTTCGCCTTTGCCGCTGCCGCAGCGCTGCTTTTCGGCATTATCGTTGTGGCCATGGGAATAGGTTAAACTGCATAGATTAAAGCCTCAAAAAAGCCTCGCAGAGTTTGCCGCCCGCAGGCGGCAAAGAAATGAAATCATTTTCTCTCGCGACATGTGCGTGAGAGAAAATACCTCTCAGGCTGCCAGTGTGGAATTTTTGCGCACGGCGCAAAAATTATGCGCGCAGCAGACTGTGAGCCTTTTGTCGGAAAAACCCGGAGGGTTTTTCGACAGTATGAAAGCCCATGCTTTCGTTTTCTGAAAGCATGGGCTTTTTGACACGCTACCGGAGAAATTCAAAGAAGCCTTCCGGCCAGGCGGGCGCTGGACC from Vescimonas fastidiosa includes:
- the glmS gene encoding glutamine--fructose-6-phosphate transaminase (isomerizing), with the translated sequence MCGIVGYVGKEQAAPILLDGLQRLEYRGYDSAGVAVFGPAGLQVKKSKGRLQVLKDLTHDGADLPGNLGIGHTRWATHGEPNDVNAHPQVSRSGRIAVVHNGIIENFSELKGQLLHKGYQFKSETDTEVVAQLLDYYFSQCGDMVEAVRRMLNAVEGAYALGIVSADAPDRLIAARKDAPLLLGYGEGESFIASDVTAIIRHTRDISYMEDGEMAVLTRDGITVYNEQGQPVTKKHHHVDWDIGAAEKGGYAHFMLKEIFEQPRAIREATAARLQGGRVILQDLTMTEEEIRNIGRIIIIACGSSYHVGMVGKYNLERMLRRSVEVVLASEFRYSDPIVKRGDLVIAISQSGETLDTMAALREAKKRGARILSIVNVVGSSIARESDDVLYTWAGPEIAVATTKAYSTQMAVLNMLGLYFADILGTIDRQTYSEMVRDMQRVPEYIEKILESAESIHDIAREICKSEDVFFIGRNLDYALSLEGSLKLKEISYIHSEAYASGELKHGTISLIVDGTLVIALGTYGPLFDKALSNVVEVQARGAKVLALTTQTHAEEMGRHVPMVMTIPDIHEMLLPQLGVVPLQLLAYYIALERGCDIDKPRNLAKSVTVE
- a CDS encoding DUF421 domain-containing protein, producing MMTAFFRTVILYLLLIVGLRLTGKRQIGELEPIELVLTMLLSDLASVPMQDFGIPLLNGVIPIITLLCMSMLLSCLSLRHVRFRRLICGRPAVIIRDGKLQQDAMRHNRLTLDELFEELRTQGVTDISDVKYAILETGGQLSVLLRTVAQPATPYQLGLTYEDDVFLPTVIINDGRLLTDQLRRAGRDEAWLQKQLDQNGVSSPHQVFLLSVDERGETVCIVKEDAK